A genomic stretch from Empedobacter stercoris includes:
- a CDS encoding NUDIX hydrolase — protein sequence MIKLLEKVDLFSPKIITFEEECGRDFTLFYDLKNQQILYLDLEELKYLLAESVEELPNWESHEKLSPPYRQKFDLEYVKRTNPRSASVMILLYQNEFGEIEFPVTMRVSYDGAHSHQFSLPGGQFEEQDISFDETAIRETVEELGVDYENIEIIRQLSEMYIPPSNFLVYPYIGIYHGEPLFNPDEREVQYVVPLNLEAFLNADYEVFEREFSGQVVEIPGYNIGDDEYLWGATAMILEEFKDYLKILLNL from the coding sequence TTGATAAAGCTTCTTGAAAAGGTTGATTTATTTTCACCTAAAATAATTACCTTTGAAGAAGAGTGTGGAAGAGATTTCACTCTTTTTTATGACCTTAAAAATCAACAAATTTTGTATTTAGATTTAGAAGAATTAAAATATTTATTAGCCGAAAGTGTAGAGGAATTACCAAATTGGGAATCACATGAAAAACTTTCGCCTCCATATCGTCAAAAATTTGATTTAGAATATGTAAAACGTACCAATCCAAGAAGTGCGTCTGTCATGATCTTATTGTATCAAAATGAATTTGGAGAAATAGAATTTCCTGTAACGATGCGTGTATCGTATGATGGTGCACATTCTCATCAATTTTCTTTACCAGGCGGACAGTTTGAAGAACAAGATATCAGTTTTGATGAAACGGCTATTCGCGAAACGGTAGAAGAATTGGGTGTAGATTATGAAAATATCGAAATTATTCGACAACTGAGTGAGATGTACATTCCGCCAAGTAACTTTTTGGTTTATCCTTATATTGGTATATATCACGGAGAACCATTGTTTAACCCTGATGAACGAGAAGTACAATATGTTGTTCCATTAAATTTGGAAGCTTTTTTGAATGCTGATTACGAGGTTTTTGAAAGAGAATTTTCTGGTCAAGTGGTTGAAATTCCAGGTTACAACATCGGTGATGATGAATATCTTTGGGGTGCAACAGCAATGATTTTAGAAGAATTTAAAGATTATCTAAAAATCCTATTAAATTTGTAA
- a CDS encoding M3 family metallopeptidase has protein sequence MFNKKLFYGMMVGSSILATSCSQKSTNTMWNDTNPFFEVSKLPYQTADFTKIKNEDFKPALLQGMAEQLAEINKIATNPAVPTFENTLVEMEKSGQLLTRVSHVFGLLTGANTNETLQAIEEEMSPKFAAHSDAIYLNDQLFQRVKSLYENKKSLNLDKESARLLDVYYQRFELAGANLTLSQKDELKKLNGEIASLETKFSNQLLKGTKAGGVTFTKEELAGLSEADLESFKQADGTYLISLLNTTQQPELQNMSNPVSRKKLFDAAWIRTEKNDENDTRATILALVKSRAEKAKLLGFNNYAEWNLQDQMAQNPTAAKGLLNKMIPAATAMAQKDALEFETLAKKENSSNTLSAADWNYYAEKVRKEKYDLDENAMKSYFVLESVVENGLFFMAKELYGITFKKRTDIPTWHEDVKVYELFNEDGSQLGLFYTDYFKRDSKQGGAWMSNIVEQSHLFGTKPVIYNVGNYTKPAKGQPALISYDDVVTTFHEFGHALHGFFANQTYPTLSGTNVSRDFVEFPSQFHEHYVTEPSVLRNYAKHYQTGATIPDALVEKMKKAANFNKGYTLTELLSAASLDLSWHTVSSDQTISNVDEFEKQALIANKTNLPQVPPRYRSTYFSHIFGGGYAAGYFAYIWAEMLDHDAYEWTLENGGMTRENGQILRDKVFSQGNSDNLNEVYKNFRGKNPSIEPMLKYHGLK, from the coding sequence ATGTTCAATAAAAAACTTTTTTACGGAATGATGGTTGGTTCTTCAATCTTAGCCACTTCTTGTAGTCAAAAGTCAACAAATACGATGTGGAACGATACAAATCCTTTTTTCGAGGTAAGTAAATTGCCTTACCAAACAGCTGATTTTACGAAAATTAAGAACGAAGATTTCAAACCTGCTTTATTGCAAGGAATGGCTGAACAATTAGCTGAAATTAATAAAATTGCAACGAATCCTGCAGTACCAACTTTTGAAAATACGTTGGTAGAAATGGAAAAGTCTGGACAACTTTTAACTCGTGTAAGTCATGTTTTTGGATTATTGACAGGAGCAAATACAAACGAAACATTGCAAGCAATAGAGGAGGAGATGTCTCCTAAATTTGCAGCGCACAGCGATGCAATTTATTTGAATGATCAATTATTTCAACGTGTAAAAAGTTTATACGAAAATAAAAAATCGTTGAACTTAGATAAAGAATCTGCTCGCTTGTTAGATGTGTATTACCAACGATTTGAATTGGCTGGTGCTAATTTAACTTTATCGCAGAAAGACGAATTGAAAAAATTGAATGGAGAAATCGCTTCACTTGAAACAAAATTCTCGAATCAATTATTGAAAGGAACAAAAGCTGGAGGTGTAACCTTTACAAAAGAAGAATTAGCAGGATTAAGCGAAGCTGATTTGGAATCGTTCAAACAAGCAGATGGAACATATTTGATTAGTTTATTAAATACAACACAACAGCCAGAATTACAAAATATGTCGAATCCAGTATCACGAAAAAAATTATTTGATGCAGCTTGGATTCGAACAGAAAAAAATGATGAAAATGATACGCGTGCTACAATTTTAGCTTTGGTAAAAAGTCGTGCGGAGAAAGCTAAATTGTTAGGTTTTAATAACTATGCAGAGTGGAATTTACAAGATCAAATGGCACAAAATCCTACTGCTGCAAAAGGTCTTTTGAATAAAATGATTCCTGCTGCAACAGCAATGGCGCAAAAAGATGCATTAGAATTTGAAACTTTAGCAAAAAAAGAAAATTCGTCAAATACTTTATCAGCTGCAGATTGGAATTATTATGCTGAAAAAGTGCGTAAAGAAAAATATGACTTAGATGAAAATGCAATGAAATCTTATTTTGTTTTAGAGTCTGTTGTAGAAAATGGTCTTTTCTTTATGGCTAAAGAATTGTACGGAATTACATTCAAAAAACGAACGGATATTCCAACTTGGCACGAAGATGTAAAAGTGTACGAATTGTTTAATGAAGATGGTTCACAATTAGGATTATTCTATACAGATTATTTCAAAAGAGATTCTAAACAAGGAGGTGCTTGGATGAGTAATATCGTTGAGCAATCGCACTTATTCGGGACAAAACCTGTAATCTATAATGTAGGTAATTATACAAAACCTGCAAAAGGTCAACCTGCGTTGATTTCGTATGATGATGTGGTTACAACTTTCCACGAATTTGGACATGCTTTACACGGTTTTTTTGCGAATCAAACTTACCCAACCTTATCAGGAACGAATGTTTCGAGAGATTTTGTTGAGTTCCCATCTCAATTTCACGAACATTATGTAACAGAGCCTTCTGTACTAAGAAACTACGCAAAACATTATCAAACAGGTGCTACAATTCCTGATGCGTTAGTAGAAAAAATGAAAAAAGCAGCTAACTTTAACAAAGGTTATACATTAACAGAATTACTTTCTGCAGCATCGTTAGATTTGTCTTGGCATACAGTTTCTTCAGATCAAACAATATCGAATGTAGATGAATTTGAGAAACAAGCATTGATAGCGAATAAAACAAATTTACCACAGGTTCCGCCACGTTATCGTTCTACGTATTTTAGCCATATTTTTGGGGGAGGTTATGCAGCAGGTTACTTCGCTTATATTTGGGCAGAAATGTTAGATCATGATGCATACGAATGGACATTAGAAAATGGAGGAATGACCAGAGAAAATGGTCAAATTTTACGTGATAAAGTTTTCTCTCAAGGTAATTCGGATAACTTGAATGAAGTGTACAAAAATTTTAGAGGTAAAAATCCATCAATTGAACCGATGTTAAAATACCACGGATTGAAATAA
- a CDS encoding YebC/PmpR family DNA-binding transcriptional regulator: MGRAFEFRKGRKLKRWAAMSKAFTKIGKDIVMAVKAGGPDPHSNSHLRAVIQNAKAVNMPKDNIERAIKKASDKNTENYKEVIFEGYGPHGIAMLVETSTNNNNRTVASVRSYFSKCNGQLGTQGSVEFMFDHICNFKIQKPEGVDMEELEFEMIDFGVEEVFEDEDGIVLIAPFENYGTIFKSLEEGGYEIISSEFERIPQTTKELTEEERADIEKLLEKFDEDEDVNNVYHTMKEDDEEDE; this comes from the coding sequence ATGGGAAGAGCATTTGAATTTAGAAAAGGACGTAAATTGAAACGTTGGGCGGCAATGTCTAAAGCGTTTACTAAAATTGGGAAGGATATCGTAATGGCAGTAAAAGCAGGAGGGCCTGATCCGCATTCAAATTCTCATCTTCGTGCGGTAATTCAGAATGCCAAAGCGGTTAATATGCCGAAAGATAATATCGAACGCGCAATCAAAAAAGCATCTGATAAAAATACAGAAAACTATAAAGAAGTAATTTTTGAAGGTTATGGACCGCATGGAATTGCAATGTTAGTTGAAACTTCTACAAACAATAACAACCGTACAGTTGCCAGCGTTCGTTCTTACTTTAGTAAATGTAATGGACAATTAGGAACACAAGGTTCTGTTGAATTTATGTTTGATCATATTTGTAATTTTAAAATTCAAAAACCTGAAGGGGTTGATATGGAAGAATTAGAATTTGAAATGATCGATTTTGGTGTAGAAGAAGTTTTTGAAGATGAAGATGGAATTGTGTTAATTGCACCTTTTGAGAATTATGGAACAATCTTTAAATCTTTAGAAGAGGGCGGATACGAAATTATATCATCAGAATTTGAAAGAATTCCTCAAACAACAAAGGAATTAACAGAAGAAGAAAGAGCTGACATCGAGAAATTGTTAGAGAAATTTGATGAAGATGAAGACGTGAATAACGTGTATCATACAATGAAAGAGGATGACGAAGAAGATGAATAA